One Aureibacillus halotolerans DNA segment encodes these proteins:
- a CDS encoding metalloregulator ArsR/SmtB family transcription factor, with translation MQLNKLVHYYKSLSDHNRIRIVLLLSSRRPLSGKELAKELAVTPATITHHMSKLKDAGLIYERRDKNTIYYHVHTRVVEQMESALMTFVKKGREDVHTPETLKYQEKVLKNFFDGNRLKTIPSQLKKKLIVLQYIVEQLDPHTSYAETDLNKFIETFHEDFATIRREFIMHNLMYREKGIYEVNPQEMWEKWQTLS, from the coding sequence TTGCAACTCAACAAGCTCGTGCACTATTATAAATCGCTATCCGACCATAATCGCATTCGCATCGTACTTTTGCTTTCTTCACGGCGTCCACTAAGTGGCAAGGAGCTTGCAAAGGAACTCGCTGTCACGCCGGCGACCATTACTCACCATATGTCGAAGCTCAAAGACGCTGGACTCATCTATGAGCGTCGAGATAAAAACACGATCTACTACCATGTTCATACGAGAGTGGTGGAGCAAATGGAATCTGCTCTAATGACATTCGTTAAGAAAGGAAGAGAAGATGTGCACACGCCTGAAACGTTGAAGTATCAAGAGAAGGTGTTGAAAAACTTTTTTGATGGGAACCGATTAAAAACCATTCCTTCGCAGCTGAAAAAAAAGTTGATCGTTTTGCAGTACATTGTCGAGCAGCTTGACCCCCATACGTCTTACGCGGAAACAGACCTAAACAAGTTTATTGAAACCTTCCATGAGGATTTCGCCACGATTCGACGTGAGTTTATCATGCACAATCTCATGTACCGGGAAAAGGGAATTTATGAAGTGAACCCACAAGAAATGTGGGAGAAGTGGCAGACATTGTCTTAA
- a CDS encoding ABC transporter ATP-binding protein: MSKTVVEVKQLTKVYKDHEAVKNISFSLEENKIYGMLGRNGAGKTTIMHMLTSQLFPTSGDIEVFGEEPYENYSVLNRICFIKESQKYPQNFRVADVLEIASKVYPMWDEAFASRLVKAFDLPLKRHVKKLSRGMLSAVGIIVGLASRAPLTVFDEPYLGLDAVSRQLFYDQLLADYSEHPRTVILSTHLIDEINELLEHVFIINKGELMINEDVETLRGRALTISGHKDQVAKFTAGKKVIAEVPFGVFQSSTILVESGKNDKAEATEMGLEVTPVSLQQLFVHLTGVPIEQTEVQS, from the coding sequence ATGAGTAAAACAGTTGTAGAGGTGAAGCAACTTACCAAAGTGTATAAAGACCATGAAGCTGTGAAAAATATTAGCTTTTCTTTAGAAGAAAACAAAATTTATGGCATGCTCGGCAGAAACGGTGCCGGAAAAACGACGATCATGCATATGCTAACTTCACAGCTTTTTCCTACAAGTGGTGATATTGAAGTGTTTGGAGAAGAGCCTTATGAAAACTATTCCGTTCTGAACCGTATTTGTTTTATTAAAGAAAGCCAGAAATATCCACAAAATTTCCGAGTCGCCGATGTGTTGGAGATTGCTAGCAAAGTATACCCAATGTGGGACGAAGCGTTTGCGAGCCGCCTGGTAAAGGCATTTGATTTGCCATTAAAAAGGCATGTGAAAAAGCTTTCGAGAGGAATGTTATCTGCCGTCGGAATTATCGTCGGCCTTGCAAGTCGTGCCCCACTGACGGTTTTTGATGAGCCGTACCTAGGGCTCGATGCTGTTTCAAGGCAACTATTCTACGATCAATTGCTTGCCGATTACAGCGAGCACCCGCGTACTGTCATTCTCTCCACACATCTTATTGATGAAATCAATGAACTTTTGGAACACGTTTTTATTATTAATAAAGGTGAATTAATGATCAATGAGGATGTAGAGACGCTTCGCGGAAGGGCACTTACGATATCTGGTCATAAGGATCAGGTGGCTAAGTTCACGGCAGGGAAAAAGGTCATAGCCGAAGTTCCATTTGGTGTCTTTCAATCGTCGACAATATTGGTCGAAAGCGGAAAGAACGACAAAGCAGAAGCAACTGAGATGGGCCTTGAGGTGACTCCGGTCTCACTACAGCAATTGTTCGTTCACTTGACAGGTGTGCCAATTGAACAGACGGAGGTGCAGTCATAA
- a CDS encoding GntR family transcriptional regulator, translating into MSSLIEDGRPIFIQIAERIETDIIEERLPEESQVPSTNQFAAFYKINPATAAKGVNLLVDEGILYKKRGIGMFVAEGARQKLFTKRKEQFFEQYVAKMLQEAKKLGITEVELKQMLQRGDL; encoded by the coding sequence ATGAGTTCATTAATTGAAGATGGTCGGCCCATTTTTATTCAAATTGCGGAACGAATTGAAACAGATATTATTGAGGAACGTCTGCCAGAAGAGTCACAGGTCCCTTCCACGAATCAATTTGCCGCCTTTTACAAAATAAATCCAGCGACAGCTGCCAAAGGAGTGAATTTGTTAGTGGACGAAGGCATTCTCTATAAGAAACGGGGCATCGGAATGTTTGTTGCAGAAGGAGCAAGGCAAAAATTGTTTACAAAACGAAAAGAACAATTCTTTGAACAGTATGTTGCGAAGATGCTTCAAGAGGCAAAAAAGCTTGGGATAACAGAAGTGGAGCTAAAACAAATGTTGCAGAGAGGGGACCTTTAG
- a CDS encoding rhamnogalacturonan acetylesterase translates to MDVANKRLFLASDSTVHDYGEDSLKRGWGEFLAEFIPASAEVYNHAMSGRSSKTYIEEGRLDAIAKQLQTGDLLLIQMGHNDSTKSKPERYTDPEGSYRFYIKQYISAAKQHGAIPILVTPVARLQFEDGEFRNSHTPYCNALKDIAHEENVLLIDLTSLSLARLKDVGYEEAEKWYLVSILGEDYTHFTKAGAREMARIVGNALLSLTLLESQGVHIK, encoded by the coding sequence ATGGATGTAGCAAACAAAAGGCTTTTTCTAGCATCAGATTCCACGGTTCACGACTATGGAGAGGACTCTTTAAAACGAGGTTGGGGAGAATTTTTGGCTGAGTTTATCCCCGCCAGTGCTGAAGTGTATAACCACGCGATGAGTGGCAGAAGTTCAAAAACCTACATTGAAGAAGGTCGATTGGACGCCATAGCAAAACAACTGCAAACCGGGGACTTGTTGCTGATCCAAATGGGGCATAACGATTCAACGAAGTCAAAGCCAGAGCGGTATACAGATCCTGAAGGCAGCTATCGCTTTTACATCAAGCAGTATATTTCCGCAGCTAAGCAACATGGGGCGATACCCATTCTAGTTACACCAGTGGCAAGGTTGCAATTCGAGGATGGAGAGTTTCGCAACAGTCACACCCCATATTGCAATGCGTTGAAAGACATTGCTCATGAGGAGAACGTTCTTCTCATTGATTTGACATCTCTCAGTCTAGCTCGTCTGAAGGACGTCGGTTATGAAGAGGCAGAGAAGTGGTATTTGGTGTCTATTTTAGGTGAGGACTACACGCATTTTACAAAAGCAGGGGCACGTGAAATGGCAAGGATTGTCGGGAACGCGTTATTGAGTTTAACTCTTTTAGAAAGCCAGGGAGTACACATCAAATAA
- a CDS encoding rhamnogalacturonan lyase, which translates to MEALDRGVVAVPIEDGMLISWRLLGTDRKSIGFHVFRNGEQLTDKPIKSSTNLVDPEGTSSDSYEVVVSNGKGKGKGAANGEQALVLNEQYLDVSIDKPADWTGPNGDTHEYTANDASIGDLDGDGHYELVLKWDANGKDNSHSGFTGPVFMDAYELDGTKLWRINLGTNIRAGAHYTQFMVYDLDGDGRSEVAMKTADGTIDGIGQVIGDPNADYRNDSGYVLEGDEFLTVFDGESGAALDTIAYEPPRGNVSSWGDNYGNRVDRFLAAVAYLDGKRPSLVMARGYYTRTVLVAYNFRDGHLDKQWTFDSDERGEQYEGQGFHNLSVGDVDGDHKDEIVFGAMTIDHDGDPLYNTKAGHGDAMHLGDLVPNRKGLEVFTVHENRPNDTGVALRDAKDGELIWAVPTTTDIGRGLAADIDPAYPGAEMWSSSDIGKLWSASGEVISDQHPAINFAIWWDGDPLREILDHNWKEPHGVGRIDKWNPDTQSAETLLTATGTYSNNWTKGNPALQADLWGDWREEAIWRTEDSTALRIYTTPYETDLRMTTLMHDPLYRLGVAWQNVAYNQPPHTSFFIGADMDTPPKSNIYTVPR; encoded by the coding sequence ATGGAGGCATTGGATCGAGGTGTTGTGGCTGTCCCAATAGAGGATGGGATGTTAATCAGCTGGCGACTGCTCGGAACAGACCGAAAATCGATTGGCTTTCATGTGTTCAGAAATGGTGAGCAATTGACGGACAAGCCAATTAAGTCGTCGACAAACCTTGTTGATCCAGAAGGAACATCATCAGATTCGTATGAGGTTGTTGTTTCGAATGGGAAGGGCAAGGGCAAAGGAGCTGCTAATGGCGAGCAGGCACTTGTGCTAAACGAGCAATACCTTGATGTGTCGATTGACAAGCCTGCCGATTGGACAGGGCCAAATGGCGATACACATGAATACACAGCCAATGATGCGAGCATTGGCGATCTTGATGGTGACGGACACTATGAACTTGTGTTGAAATGGGATGCGAATGGAAAGGACAATTCTCATTCAGGCTTTACAGGTCCTGTTTTTATGGATGCCTATGAACTTGATGGCACAAAGCTATGGAGAATCAATCTAGGGACCAACATTAGAGCAGGAGCACATTACACACAGTTTATGGTATACGATCTTGACGGCGATGGTCGTTCTGAGGTTGCTATGAAAACAGCAGACGGAACAATTGATGGCATCGGTCAGGTCATTGGCGATCCTAACGCGGATTATCGAAATGACAGTGGCTATGTCCTTGAAGGCGATGAGTTTTTAACGGTTTTCGATGGAGAATCTGGCGCAGCCCTTGATACGATCGCCTATGAACCACCACGTGGAAACGTTTCTTCTTGGGGAGATAATTATGGCAACCGCGTGGACCGCTTTTTAGCTGCTGTCGCTTATCTTGACGGCAAACGTCCTAGCCTTGTGATGGCAAGGGGATACTACACGAGAACGGTATTAGTCGCTTATAATTTCCGAGATGGGCACTTGGATAAACAATGGACGTTTGACAGCGATGAGCGAGGAGAGCAATACGAAGGGCAAGGCTTTCATAACTTGAGTGTCGGTGATGTGGATGGCGATCACAAAGATGAAATTGTCTTCGGCGCCATGACGATCGATCATGATGGTGATCCATTGTACAATACGAAAGCGGGTCATGGGGATGCAATGCATCTAGGGGATCTAGTTCCAAACCGCAAGGGTCTTGAAGTGTTTACTGTTCATGAAAACCGTCCTAACGATACCGGCGTAGCATTGCGAGACGCAAAAGATGGCGAATTGATTTGGGCTGTTCCAACGACGACAGATATTGGACGTGGACTTGCGGCCGACATTGATCCTGCATACCCTGGAGCGGAGATGTGGTCAAGCAGTGATATAGGGAAGCTTTGGAGCGCATCTGGCGAAGTGATCTCTGACCAACATCCTGCGATTAACTTTGCCATCTGGTGGGACGGCGATCCATTAAGAGAAATCCTTGACCATAATTGGAAGGAACCACATGGTGTAGGGAGAATTGATAAATGGAATCCAGACACACAAAGTGCTGAAACCTTATTAACGGCCACAGGAACTTATTCAAACAACTGGACAAAAGGGAACCCTGCGTTGCAAGCGGACTTATGGGGAGATTGGCGCGAAGAGGCCATTTGGCGAACAGAGGATTCAACTGCGCTCCGAATCTATACGACGCCTTATGAAACAGATTTACGCATGACGACACTAATGCACGATCCACTTTATCGTTTAGGGGTCGCTTGGCAAAATGTAGCGTACAATCAGCCTCCGCATACAAGCTTTTTTATCGGAGCGGACATGGATACGCCACCAAAATCAAACATTTACACGGTTCCAAGGTAA
- a CDS encoding extracellular solute-binding protein, translated as MNKSFNYGRALIVATTLTLSVACSSESAQNTTEDGSNPIEVMLPGHSTDLPQDDSPVLVALEEETGRDVTLNWVPSTSYDDKFNIMLASGELPTLLVIPSKTPSFVNAARSGAFWDLTPYLDEYPSLSQMNETIKTNASIDGKTYGIYRGRALGRNGVTIRQDWLDNLGLSQPETVDEFIEVLRAFTNDDPDGNGQDDTYGFVTSKGAGSFITMQTWMGLPNEWGETDEGKLMPTHTFPEYVDVLTTFREMYADGLVNTDFAVKDGASSPDEVINGKAGVLIGVADHAQRVQEAIIEQGGEGIVDAMQPPAGPKGQRAVPTSGYNGLIAISKKAVPTEEDLKGVLTFLDQVNSEKIQNLLDFGLEGRHYEKEADYLVRTEDTALLAEMNSLNQLLMYIPRLDRITVEQTPIRQKVADVQKANEEIIVANPAEPLISDEYAKNGAQLDKIVDESRIKYIVGQIDKNQLNAELERWMKVGGEEYIKEINELYSQGN; from the coding sequence ATGAATAAGAGCTTCAACTACGGGAGAGCTTTAATCGTTGCAACGACACTTACCTTGTCAGTTGCTTGTAGTTCTGAGTCTGCACAAAACACAACTGAAGATGGAAGCAATCCAATTGAGGTGATGCTGCCTGGCCACAGCACCGATTTGCCACAGGATGATAGTCCGGTTCTCGTAGCTTTGGAGGAAGAAACAGGTCGTGACGTCACATTAAATTGGGTGCCGAGCACGTCCTATGACGATAAATTCAATATCATGTTGGCTTCTGGAGAGTTGCCTACATTGCTCGTCATTCCGTCAAAAACACCTAGTTTCGTAAACGCTGCAAGAAGCGGTGCGTTTTGGGATCTAACCCCATATCTAGATGAGTATCCTAGCTTGTCTCAAATGAATGAAACAATCAAAACCAATGCCTCGATTGATGGAAAAACGTATGGGATTTATCGGGGAAGAGCACTTGGAAGGAATGGCGTTACCATTCGTCAGGATTGGCTTGACAACCTTGGCTTATCTCAGCCTGAAACCGTTGATGAGTTCATCGAAGTTTTAAGAGCCTTTACAAATGACGATCCAGATGGAAATGGGCAAGACGATACGTATGGATTTGTCACCTCAAAAGGTGCTGGCTCATTTATCACAATGCAAACGTGGATGGGGCTCCCGAACGAATGGGGAGAGACGGATGAAGGGAAGCTTATGCCAACGCACACATTTCCTGAGTATGTTGATGTGTTGACGACATTTAGAGAGATGTATGCAGACGGACTTGTAAATACCGACTTTGCCGTAAAAGATGGAGCATCAAGTCCTGACGAGGTGATCAATGGAAAGGCAGGAGTGCTCATTGGCGTAGCTGACCATGCGCAACGAGTCCAGGAAGCGATTATTGAGCAAGGCGGAGAAGGGATTGTTGATGCGATGCAACCCCCGGCTGGCCCTAAAGGACAACGAGCGGTCCCAACGTCCGGATACAATGGTCTGATCGCCATATCCAAAAAAGCAGTTCCAACAGAAGAGGATTTAAAAGGGGTTCTAACATTTCTAGATCAAGTCAATTCGGAAAAGATACAGAATTTACTAGATTTTGGGTTAGAAGGGCGTCATTATGAAAAAGAAGCAGACTACCTCGTCCGTACGGAAGATACTGCGCTGCTTGCTGAAATGAATAGTTTAAATCAGTTGCTCATGTATATTCCGAGACTAGATCGGATTACAGTGGAACAAACCCCTATTCGTCAAAAAGTTGCGGATGTACAAAAAGCGAATGAAGAAATTATCGTGGCAAACCCAGCCGAACCTCTTATTTCGGACGAATACGCTAAAAATGGTGCACAGTTAGATAAAATCGTTGATGAATCAAGAATCAAATACATTGTTGGGCAGATCGACAAAAATCAATTGAATGCAGAATTAGAGCGGTGGATGAAGGTTGGAGGTGAAGAATATATTAAAGAAATAAATGAGCTATACAGCCAAGGAAATTAA
- a CDS encoding extracellular solute-binding protein, with the protein MNQIKKKMMIAMVGMLFATTACSSGSGTSASGETGEDGRYTVEIMLPAFSTEIPDDSSPIIQKMEEETNTNVDFSWVPNSSYPDKFNITLASGSLPSIIVAGPKQPSFVNAARSGAFWDLTPYLENYPNLSQMNETIKHNASIDGKSYGVYRSRTLGRMGVTVRSDWMENVGLDQPKTIDEFYELLKAFTNDDPDQNGQDDTYGLVMTKYGGPWDIMQVWFGAPNKWGENDEGKLMPTHTFPEYMDALNFFRKIYAEGLVNSDFAVRDPAIWTDDVVNGKGGVIVDVADQAQRIEEQLIEKNPENPGTVAVFQAPAGPEGQRSLPTSGYSSILAISKEKVKTEEELDKVLTFLDKLNNADMENLLTFGIEGVHYEDKGEFIVPTEDQTLLAETNGLNQLLMFITDNENETLNVEQTEVRKKVEAIQKANVDIVVPNPAEPFISDEYAKNGAQLDKIIEEARVKYIVGQIDEAQHQAELDRWMDSGGEAYISEINALSDEVENAQ; encoded by the coding sequence ATGAACCAGATAAAGAAAAAAATGATGATTGCGATGGTGGGAATGCTTTTTGCGACAACTGCATGCTCGTCAGGTAGTGGGACGTCAGCGAGCGGTGAAACGGGAGAAGATGGGCGTTATACAGTAGAAATTATGCTGCCGGCGTTTAGCACAGAAATTCCTGACGATTCAAGTCCAATCATTCAAAAAATGGAAGAAGAGACCAACACAAATGTTGATTTTAGTTGGGTACCGAACAGTTCTTACCCTGATAAATTCAACATAACCCTCGCCTCTGGCAGTCTGCCATCTATCATTGTTGCTGGACCTAAACAGCCGAGTTTTGTGAATGCCGCAAGAAGCGGAGCATTCTGGGATTTAACGCCTTATCTTGAGAATTATCCGAACCTATCACAAATGAATGAAACGATAAAACACAATGCCTCGATTGATGGCAAGTCATATGGCGTTTATAGGTCTAGGACGTTAGGACGCATGGGGGTGACTGTTCGATCCGATTGGATGGAAAACGTTGGTCTTGATCAGCCTAAAACCATTGATGAATTTTATGAATTATTGAAAGCCTTTACAAACGATGATCCTGATCAAAATGGTCAAGATGACACGTATGGGCTCGTGATGACGAAATACGGCGGTCCTTGGGATATTATGCAGGTCTGGTTTGGAGCGCCAAACAAATGGGGCGAAAATGATGAAGGAAAGCTGATGCCTACCCACACCTTTCCAGAATATATGGATGCTTTAAATTTCTTTAGAAAGATTTATGCTGAGGGGCTTGTCAATTCCGATTTTGCGGTACGCGACCCAGCAATTTGGACAGATGATGTGGTGAATGGAAAAGGCGGCGTTATTGTAGATGTTGCTGACCAGGCACAGAGAATAGAAGAACAGCTTATTGAAAAAAATCCTGAGAATCCTGGCACAGTGGCTGTTTTCCAGGCACCAGCTGGACCAGAAGGCCAGCGTTCACTTCCAACTTCAGGATATAGCAGTATTCTTGCCATTTCCAAAGAAAAAGTGAAGACAGAGGAAGAGCTAGATAAAGTATTAACGTTTCTAGATAAGCTTAATAATGCAGATATGGAAAATTTACTCACATTCGGTATTGAGGGTGTTCATTACGAAGACAAAGGGGAGTTCATTGTTCCTACAGAAGATCAGACCTTATTGGCTGAGACAAATGGCTTGAATCAGCTTCTTATGTTTATTACAGATAATGAGAATGAAACATTGAATGTAGAGCAAACCGAAGTACGTAAGAAAGTTGAAGCAATTCAAAAAGCAAATGTAGACATTGTCGTGCCAAACCCTGCTGAGCCTTTCATATCTGATGAATATGCAAAAAATGGTGCCCAGCTTGACAAAATCATTGAAGAAGCAAGAGTTAAGTATATTGTTGGCCAAATTGATGAGGCGCAGCATCAAGCTGAACTGGATCGCTGGATGGATAGTGGCGGTGAAGCTTACATTAGTGAAATTAATGCGCTTTCTGATGAAGTGGAAAATGCACAATAG
- a CDS encoding extracellular solute-binding protein: MKKVKKKMMVAMAGMLLATTACSSGNEQATGSESADNKRFSLDIMLPAFKTELPDSSSRVIQKLEEETDTNVDIIWVPDSSYNDKFNITLASGTLPTILVADPKMPSFVNAARNGAFWDLTPYLENYPNLSQMNETIKRNASIDGKTYGIYRARPLGRMGVTARSDWMENVDLDQPKTIEEFYELLKAFTNDDPDQNGKDDTYGLVMTKYSGPWDIMQVWFGAPNKWGENDEGKLMPTHTFPEYLEALNFFKKLYDEGLINSDFAVRDSAIWTDDIVNDKAGVIVDVADHASRIEEQLIEKDAENPGTVDVFQAPAGPKGQLSYPTSGYSKILAISKEKVGTEEELDKVLTFLDQLNNPEIGNLITSGIEGVHYENMGDYIEPTDDPALQAEKEGLNQLSMSIVDKDLLNVKQTEVRKKVDEVMKANEDTIVPNPAEPLISDEYAKNGAQLDKIIEEARIKYIVGQIDEAQLQAELDRWMESGGEVYINEINQLYDELESVQ, from the coding sequence ATGAAAAAGGTTAAGAAAAAAATGATGGTCGCTATGGCAGGAATGCTTTTAGCGACAACCGCATGTTCATCGGGGAATGAGCAAGCGACTGGCAGTGAATCCGCAGATAACAAGAGATTCAGTCTTGATATTATGCTGCCTGCTTTCAAAACAGAGCTCCCAGATAGCTCAAGCCGGGTCATCCAAAAACTTGAGGAAGAAACGGATACAAATGTTGACATCATTTGGGTGCCAGATAGCTCTTACAATGACAAATTCAATATTACTCTTGCCTCTGGAACTTTACCAACAATTCTGGTCGCCGATCCTAAAATGCCTAGTTTTGTAAATGCCGCAAGAAACGGAGCATTCTGGGATTTAACGCCTTATCTTGAGAATTATCCGAACCTATCACAAATGAATGAAACGATTAAGCGTAATGCCTCTATTGATGGCAAAACCTATGGGATTTATAGGGCGAGGCCGTTAGGACGCATGGGAGTGACCGCTCGATCTGATTGGATGGAAAACGTTGACCTTGATCAGCCAAAGACCATTGAAGAGTTTTATGAACTTTTGAAAGCCTTTACAAACGATGATCCAGATCAGAATGGCAAAGACGACACGTATGGGCTCGTCATGACCAAATACAGCGGCCCGTGGGATATTATGCAAGTATGGTTCGGAGCACCAAATAAGTGGGGGGAAAATGATGAAGGAAAGCTGATGCCTACCCACACCTTCCCAGAGTATTTGGAAGCTTTGAATTTCTTTAAAAAGCTCTATGATGAAGGTCTCATCAATTCGGATTTTGCTGTGCGGGACTCCGCCATCTGGACGGATGATATTGTGAATGATAAAGCTGGGGTTATCGTTGATGTTGCTGACCATGCATCCCGAATAGAAGAGCAACTTATCGAAAAGGATGCAGAGAACCCTGGCACAGTTGATGTTTTTCAGGCACCAGCAGGACCAAAGGGGCAACTCTCCTATCCGACCTCGGGGTATTCCAAAATTCTTGCGATCTCTAAGGAAAAAGTGGGGACAGAAGAAGAGCTTGATAAAGTATTAACCTTCCTTGATCAACTGAATAACCCAGAGATCGGGAATTTAATTACAAGTGGTATTGAAGGTGTACATTACGAAAACATGGGTGATTACATTGAACCTACAGATGATCCAGCTTTACAGGCAGAGAAAGAGGGCCTAAATCAACTGTCAATGTCCATTGTTGATAAGGATCTTTTGAATGTTAAACAGACCGAAGTACGCAAGAAAGTTGACGAAGTTATGAAGGCGAACGAAGATACTATCGTTCCAAATCCAGCAGAACCTCTCATTTCTGATGAGTACGCAAAAAATGGTGCCCAGCTTGACAAGATCATTGAAGAAGCAAGAATCAAGTATATTGTAGGACAAATTGATGAGGCGCAGCTCCAAGCTGAACTGGATCGCTGGATGGAAAGTGGCGGTGAGGTTTACATCAATGAAATAAATCAACTGTATGACGAATTAGAAAGCGTTCAATAA
- a CDS encoding carbohydrate ABC transporter permease — protein sequence MSKHYNSTSGRVFDVFNYIFLGLFSIVTILPFVYIFGGSFATEAELTARPFFLIPREFSLSAYQYIFSSDTIFRSIGVSMFVTVAGTIVNLLFTVTMAYALSRRNLMGRNLIMNLVIFSMLFGGGMIPTFLVVKDLGMLDTYWALILPGAISAFNLIIVKNFFQSLPPGLEEAARIDGCNDMGVLWRIVLPLSKPVLATFGLFYAVGHWNNFFSALLYINDSTMWPLQVMLREIVMLSQATVGDMSALNDQFIKPPEQAVKMAVIVVGTVPILLVYPFLQKHFAKGVLLGSVKG from the coding sequence ATGAGCAAGCACTATAATTCAACATCCGGTCGTGTATTTGATGTATTTAATTACATTTTTCTTGGGTTATTTTCAATTGTGACCATCCTGCCATTTGTTTATATTTTTGGTGGCTCATTTGCTACAGAAGCAGAATTGACCGCACGTCCCTTTTTCCTCATCCCTAGAGAGTTTTCCTTAAGTGCGTATCAGTACATTTTCTCATCTGATACAATCTTTCGAAGCATTGGTGTTTCAATGTTTGTAACGGTGGCAGGCACAATCGTCAACCTTTTGTTTACGGTAACCATGGCCTATGCCCTTTCTAGAAGAAATTTGATGGGACGCAACCTGATCATGAATCTCGTCATTTTCTCCATGCTTTTTGGTGGGGGGATGATTCCCACGTTTCTCGTTGTAAAAGATTTGGGGATGTTAGATACGTATTGGGCGTTGATCTTACCTGGAGCCATCAGTGCATTTAATCTGATCATTGTCAAAAACTTCTTCCAATCACTTCCTCCTGGACTTGAGGAAGCTGCTCGAATTGACGGCTGTAACGATATGGGAGTGCTTTGGCGAATTGTTTTGCCTTTATCAAAGCCAGTTCTAGCAACCTTTGGTCTATTTTATGCTGTTGGTCATTGGAACAATTTCTTTTCGGCGTTACTTTATATTAACGATTCCACGATGTGGCCCCTGCAGGTTATGCTTCGGGAGATCGTCATGCTCTCTCAGGCAACCGTCGGGGATATGAGTGCTCTCAATGACCAATTTATAAAGCCACCAGAACAAGCAGTAAAAATGGCAGTTATTGTTGTAGGCACAGTTCCAATTCTACTTGTGTATCCATTTTTGCAAAAACACTTTGCAAAAGGTGTTCTGCTAGGTTCTGTGAAAGGTTAG
- a CDS encoding ABC transporter permease, with protein MTRFSRDRWLYVLLLPGVLYFLIFKYWPMWGVLISFQNYQPFLGFWQSEWVGFEHFQAFFQNPDFFRLFRNTLMLALYDLIFFFPAPIILALLLNEIRLSFYKRFVQTLVYVPHFISMVIVASITYILLTTQGGGLNNLIASWTGEKIDFLSSEDWFRPLIILQIMWKETGWGTIIFLAALAGVDVEQYEAAIMDGAGRFRRMWHITLPAISGVIAILLILRLGSFMDNGFEQIFLMKNSLNSDVADVFDTYVYEMGITMGSFSYSTAVGLFKAVIGIVLVLGSNYIVKRMGQPGLY; from the coding sequence ATGACGCGCTTTTCAAGAGATCGTTGGCTTTATGTATTGTTGCTTCCTGGCGTGCTTTATTTCTTAATATTTAAATATTGGCCGATGTGGGGTGTGTTAATCTCTTTTCAAAACTACCAGCCCTTCCTAGGGTTCTGGCAAAGTGAATGGGTCGGTTTTGAGCATTTTCAAGCATTTTTTCAAAATCCCGATTTCTTTCGTTTATTCCGAAATACGCTAATGCTCGCTCTGTACGATTTAATCTTTTTCTTTCCAGCTCCGATCATTTTGGCATTACTTCTTAATGAAATCAGACTATCCTTTTACAAGCGGTTCGTGCAAACGCTCGTTTACGTGCCACACTTTATCTCTATGGTTATCGTGGCAAGTATCACCTATATCCTGTTAACGACACAAGGTGGTGGCTTAAACAATCTAATCGCATCATGGACAGGAGAAAAAATTGATTTCCTCTCCAGTGAAGATTGGTTCAGGCCGCTCATCATTTTGCAAATTATGTGGAAAGAGACAGGCTGGGGAACCATTATCTTTTTGGCAGCTCTCGCAGGTGTAGATGTAGAGCAATATGAGGCAGCAATCATGGATGGAGCGGGTCGTTTTCGCCGAATGTGGCATATCACTTTGCCTGCCATCAGTGGAGTTATTGCAATCTTATTAATCTTAAGACTCGGAAGCTTCATGGACAATGGATTTGAACAAATCTTTCTAATGAAAAACTCTCTAAATAGTGATGTTGCAGACGTATTTGATACGTATGTGTATGAGATGGGGATAACCATGGGTAGCTTTAGCTATAGTACAGCCGTCGGTTTATTTAAAGCGGTGATTGGTATTGTTCTCGTATTAGGAAGTAACTATATTGTGAAGCGCATGGGTCAGCCAGGTCTTTATTAG